The window TTAATGTGATTGCATAGCATGTCTATACAGAGAACTCAGGCATTGCACAGCCTGGTTGCCGCTGCTCACATGTAGCTGTAAACTGAGAGTGTTGTGgttccaaaaacaaaagaagtccaAGAGTGTGTCTAGGTGGCTAACCTAATGTACAGCAACCAGAGAAGGGACTCTAGGAGAAGTCAACTACCCATAGGGTGAAGGTGCCagccatctaaaaaaaaaagacacagaggaTGGGCAGAAAAAGCACTTTTGGTGGGAGCTGCCTGTAGGCAGAGCCATGCAGTCATGGACAAGTAGCTCCATTTGGATCCCAGTTACCTCTGGAGTTTAAGGACTGTGGAGTTTGAGTAGCAGCTGGAGGCTGTTGTAGAGAAGCTCAGTCAGAGGGCTTGGGGCAAGAAAGGAAAAGTCAGCTAATGTCATAGTGGCCCCAATGGCCACAGAAATAGATTCAGTTCTGGAGGGTGCAATGCTAAGGACAAgcagatattggggtaagaacctgaatgatcagagaagctaTAGATAAATGACCTCCTATTTCCTCTGTTCCTCCATCCAAAAGGGGCTGAGATCCTCTCTCAGCCCTGCCTTAATATTCCCTATCTCCTATCTGCCATCAGTCCTCCAAACCCTTATAGTTAATTTTAGTCAGCTAGTGGCTAGTTCTGCCCTCTGATACAAAGCAGCTTTATTgtcagaatgtgatcaaaatatcacacaagagTCTTGGAAGCATTATTCAAAATACTTTGATTGCAGAATGGTCTTCTAACTTGTTACATATACCATTATGACAGAAGTcatgttttttaaacatactttTGAATCtttaggaatttcacatcatgcccCCCAAtctcactcatttcccagtccctctaTATCCACCCTTCACCCTTGTGATGTTCCAAATTTAATTttccaaaagaaatacaaaaaaaaatattttcattgaaaacaaaaacaacaaacaaccacTTCACTCCTCCATATTTCCAGCCTGTCCAAGTCTTCTCCATTCATCCTAATGGCTTTGGTGTACCATGCAGTATAAACTTTTGTCCACTCAGCTTTACTTGAatatgttcattgcaatgagttgttgatctggttcaaggcctcttcTGGTACGCTATCAGTACTGGGCCCTCACCAAGTTTCTCTCAGACATCCTACTGCTGCCCAGAGTCATGAAGATCCTGTGGCTATGGTTCCACAGAGCCAGTCCTTTCGggcactccagcaggtcataggaGAGGGAGATGTTGGGGTGAGACAACTCAAAGTCCTGGATGTGGGTCTAGGTGGCAGTAGAGTTGGTCAGTCCAAGCCTCTAGAACTGCCCCCTCAATTGAGAGGCACAGCAATCTCTTTTACACCCATGCCATCAGGGCCAGTCCTCCATGCCTGTAGTGAGAGGTGAAGCCATCTGCCTCAGGTGTGGATCCAGGTCTCCCATAAGGGACAGAACCAACTTTACTGCTACAGTGGCCAGCAAGGGGCaagaccagctaccccagggcCGGCAAAGGGCAGTGCCAGTTCATGACAGTCCTCAGATTTCAACATGCATGGTTCCTATGAACCACTGCAGTAATATGGGTCATGAAGATTAACACAGACCCCAAATGTGGTAGAACCATAGACACAGATGTGGCCCTTAGCAGCATTTGACCTAGATATCACCATGGAGCCAGGTAGTCACATAGGCCAACCAGATCAGttcacatataatatatttttataacagaTGCCTAAAATGTCAAGTATAAATTATTGTTTGCTACATAAACTAAATAAACATCTTGATATATACCAGAGTTCCATAATCATTGCTGCATTATTATAACTTGAAAGATTTCAAGGTGTCTTCTTACTATATACAAGTGTATAAATGTGACTGTTGATGAAAAGGATTTTAACTTATACAATCAGTTGAATAGCACATGGTAGGTACTAATAGAGGCATGCACAAGGACAATCATTATCCTGTTGTATATATTTTGATGGTGACCTTTCTCAGGGCCTCCTTTACATCTCTGTTCCTTAGACTGTAAATGAGGGGGTTAAGCATGGGGATAACCACTGTGTAGAACACAGCCATTATCTTGTTCTGCTCAGTAGAGTAGTTGGACTTGGGCATCACATAGATGAAGGTGATGGTCCCATAGTAGAGAGTGACTGCAGTGAGGTGGGAGGTACAAGTGGAGAAGGCCCTTTGGCGGCCCTCGGTGGAGCGCATCTTCAGGATGGTGATGAGGATGTAGGTGTAGGAGACAGCTATGACAAACACTGTGATCACGATGATGGATCCAGCAGAGAAGGAGGGAATAATTCCAATAATGGAAATATCTGAGCATGAAAGTTTCAACACAGCAGGAAAGTCACAGAAAAAGTGATCTATGTGATTTGGCCCACAGAAGGACAAACTCAACAGGCAGCTAGTAAATGTCATTGAATTCACACAGCCACCAACATAGGAAACCCCAACCAAGAGGAAGCAGATCCTAGGGGACATTTGTGTAGAGTAGAGCAAGGGTGAGCAAATGGCCACATATCTGTCATAGGCCATAGTTGCCAGAAGGAAGCATTCGACTGTACCAAATGTCACTGCAATGCAGAATTGGGCTTCACATGCAGCCACAGAGAGTACCATTCCATATCCAAGGAATCCTGCAAGCATTATAGGTGTGACTGATGTAGAAAACCCAATGTCCACAAAAGCAAGATGGTTAAGGAACTgatacatgggtgtgtggagcTGAGGGCAGCTTCTTATTAAAGTGATGATGCTGAGATTGCCTACCAAAGTAACAGCATATATTCCAAGAAATACCATAAAGAGAATGATACGGAGTGTGGGGTTTTCTGTTAACCCCAGAAGAATGAACTCTTTCACAATGGTGTGATTTGGAGCCTTCATCTAGAGTGTAAAAtgtccttgttgaaggaagtgagAAGAAATACATTTGTTTAGTAATTTTTCAATGTTTCCTATGTTTTTCTATTACTCCACATATTCTATAATAATCCCTTTCTTTTACCAAATTATAAATATCTGTGATTTGCAGGATTAGAGTTTTTGTTCCTTCTTTGAATAAAATGGGAATAGTTAAATCTCACCCTGCTATTTCAGGTATCTTCTTCTCTTTATGTAACGCTTATACAAGGTATCCTCAAACCTTGACTCCAAATATCCTCCCCTCAAGGATGAGATCTATAATTTAAATGATCTCTTGAACTTTTCTTCATGTTCCAATCAATTAGAAGTTCCTCAAGTATCTCAAACGTTGTCATTCCATACTCATCTTCAACTTTTTCACCAATATTCTATaattttgatgtatttatttattcttatgtgtGTGATTGTTGGGCTTTCATGCATGTCTTTACATGAGATACATGCTTTGTGcccacagaaatcagaagagtGCATTCATTGAGtttcctggaagtggagttatggacagttgtgagccaccatggggttgatGGAAATttaattcaggtcctctgaaagaacaccCAGTGTTCTCTCCAAGTCCCTCACCCCAGTCAGCTCATTCATTCATAATCTCTGCAACTTTGCAGCCTTCCTGGCAATCTTCCTCACATTGTACTCCTTGTAATAAAATAACTTGGCTTTTGTCTATAACTTaattctggtttttctttctt of the Chionomys nivalis chromosome 8, mChiNiv1.1, whole genome shotgun sequence genome contains:
- the LOC130879931 gene encoding olfactory receptor 477, with protein sequence MKAPNHTIVKEFILLGLTENPTLRIILFMVFLGIYAVTLVGNLSIITLIRSCPQLHTPMYQFLNHLAFVDIGFSTSVTPIMLAGFLGYGMVLSVAACEAQFCIAVTFGTVECFLLATMAYDRYVAICSPLLYSTQMSPRICFLLVGVSYVGGCVNSMTFTSCLLSLSFCGPNHIDHFFCDFPAVLKLSCSDISIIGIIPSFSAGSIIVITVFVIAVSYTYILITILKMRSTEGRQRAFSTCTSHLTAVTLYYGTITFIYVMPKSNYSTEQNKIMAVFYTVVIPMLNPLIYSLRNRDVKEALRKVTIKIYTTG